The Magnetococcales bacterium region CCATGCCGATGATGCCCATGGGGGAGGCGATAGGAGCCTTGGTGAGCGTCATGGTCCCGGCCTTTAGCGGATCTTCAGGGTGGAGAGGCCAACCAGCGCCAGGATGATGGAGATGATCCAGAAGCGCACGATGATTTTCGGCTCGGCCCAGCCTTTGAGTTCGAAATGGTGATGGATGGGGGCCATGCGGAAGACCCGTTTGCCCACCAGTTTGAAGGAGGCGACCTGCACGATGACCGAGAGGGTCTCGATGACGAAGATGCCGCCGACGACCATCAACACGATTTCGTGCTGGGTGATGAGGCCGATGCAGCCCAGGGCGGCGCCCAGAGCCAGGGCGCCCACGTCGCCCATGAAGACCTGGGCGGGATAGGTGTTGAACCAGAGAAAGCCCAGCGCCGCGCCCACCATGGCGCCGCAGAAGACCGTGAGTTCACCGGCTCCGGCCACGTAGCGAATGCCCAGGTAGTTGGCGAAGTGGACATGGCCGGTCATGTAGGCGATGACGGCGAAGGAGGCGGCGGTAAGCATGGCCGGGCCGATGGCCAGCCCGTCGAGGCCGTCGGTGAGGTTGACCGCGTTGCTGGTGCCCACCACCACGAGGATCACGAAGGGATAGTAAAACCAGCCCAGATTCAGATAGATGTATTTGAAGAAGGGAAAACTCAGAATGCCCATGGGGTTTCGGTGACCGGGGTAGTAGTGCAGCAGCACATAGGCCACGATCAGGGAGATGCCGGTTTGCAGCAGGAAGCGGGTGCGACCGGGAACGCCTTTGCTGTTGCGTTTGATCAGTTTGACGGCGTCGTCCCAGAAACCGATGAGGCCGAAACAGAGGGTGGTCAGCAGCACGACCCAGATGTAGACGTTGGTCAGGTCGGCCCAGAGCAGCACCGGCCCGGCGATGCAGAGGATGATGAGGGTGCCGCCCATGGTGGGGGTGCCCTTTTTCTCCAGAAGGTGGCGTTGCGGCCCGTCGTCGCGAATGGGCTGCCCGCCCCCCTTGCCCTGGAGTACCTGCAGGGTGCGAATCAGCTTCGGACCGAGGAGGAAGGAGAGCAGCAGCGCCGTCAGGGTGGCCCCGATGGTGCGGAAGGTGATGTACTGGAACAGGTTGAGAGCGTTCCAGTGGCTGCTTAAGGGATAAAGCAGATTGTAGAACATGCCGGTGTCATCC contains the following coding sequences:
- a CDS encoding phospho-N-acetylmuramoyl-pentapeptide-transferase, which gives rise to MFYNLLYPLSSHWNALNLFQYITFRTIGATLTALLLSFLLGPKLIRTLQVLQGKGGGQPIRDDGPQRHLLEKKGTPTMGGTLIILCIAGPVLLWADLTNVYIWVVLLTTLCFGLIGFWDDAVKLIKRNSKGVPGRTRFLLQTGISLIVAYVLLHYYPGHRNPMGILSFPFFKYIYLNLGWFYYPFVILVVVGTSNAVNLTDGLDGLAIGPAMLTAASFAVIAYMTGHVHFANYLGIRYVAGAGELTVFCGAMVGAALGFLWFNTYPAQVFMGDVGALALGAALGCIGLITQHEIVLMVVGGIFVIETLSVIVQVASFKLVGKRVFRMAPIHHHFELKGWAEPKIIVRFWIISIILALVGLSTLKIR